The Candidatus Phaeomarinobacter ectocarpi genome includes a region encoding these proteins:
- a CDS encoding rubrerythrin family protein has protein sequence MSLAESKTLDNLKEAFAGESQANRRYLYFAQKADVEGYNDVAAVFRSTAEGETGHAHGHLEFMEEVGDPATGEPIGATDKNLKAAIAGETHEYTDMYPGMARTAREEGFDEIADWFETLAKAEKSHAGRFQKALDGMDA, from the coding sequence ATGTCACTCGCAGAATCCAAGACCCTGGATAATTTGAAAGAAGCGTTTGCCGGTGAAAGCCAGGCAAACCGCCGCTACCTCTACTTCGCGCAGAAGGCGGATGTTGAAGGCTACAACGATGTTGCAGCCGTATTCCGGTCCACCGCCGAAGGTGAAACCGGTCACGCACACGGCCACCTCGAGTTCATGGAAGAAGTCGGTGACCCGGCAACGGGCGAGCCAATTGGCGCCACCGACAAGAACCTGAAGGCAGCCATTGCCGGTGAAACCCACGAGTACACAGACATGTACCCGGGTATGGCCCGCACGGCACGCGAAGAAGGCTTCGACGAGATCGCTGACTGGTTCGAAACACTCGCCAAGGCTGAAAAGAGCCACGCTGGTCGTTTCCAGAAAGCCCTCGACGGCATGGACGCCTAA